The following coding sequences are from one Arachis hypogaea cultivar Tifrunner chromosome 7, arahy.Tifrunner.gnm2.J5K5, whole genome shotgun sequence window:
- the LOC140174413 gene encoding uncharacterized protein: MADFMAEVTGDPHEIPNMRWKLHVDGASNQMFGEAGIILESPTRMVYEQSIKFEFLVSNNQAKYEALIGGLLLAEEVGATRVEVNSDSQVVTSQTNGTYQTRDLLMQKYLERVKKLSEGFDEKGIPELTSCQNYGAQNQAQQTNLSFKDW, encoded by the coding sequence ATGGCCGATTTCATGGCAGAGGTAACTGGAGACCCTCACGAGATCCCGAACATGCGGTGGAAACTCCATGTGGACGGAGCTTCCAACCAAATGTTTGGGGAAGCAGGGATAATCCTAGAGAGCCCAACCAGAATGGTATATGAGCAGTCAATCAAGTTTGAGTTCCTGGTCTCTAACAACCAAGCAAAGTATGAAGCCCTCATTGGTGGGCTGCTCTTAGCAGAAGAAGTCGGAGCGACCAGAGTGGAGGTGAACAGTGACTCTCAAGTCGTCACTTCCCAAACCAACGGAACATATCAAACCAGGGACTTATTGATGCAAAAATACTTAGAAAGGGTCAAAAAGTTGAGTGAAGGTTTTGATGAGAAAGGAATACCTGAGCTGACCTCCTGTCAAAACTACGGAGCACAAAACCAGGCACAGCAAACCAATCTCTCATTCAAGGATTGGTAA